A window from Sphingobacterium hotanense encodes these proteins:
- a CDS encoding DUF2071 domain-containing protein produces MISLKNHHFAVEAFFERSLVLTFAVPKDELSETIPPCLKLDVYDEQWAFIAVAMVQTKNLKPKGFPKIFANDFFLIGYRIFVKYRDNRGRTLRGLYILKSETDSKRMEFLGNIFTKYSYTTTDIQSIHSDQQETIFSDKSKFSISIAHTDTEIPLPTGSVFKSWKEARRYAGPLPFTFSFDAAKKEVLIIEGVRKDWNPKPIAVVKHQLDFLEKLSLSQYQLANAFAIYNIPYYWKKGRIEKWK; encoded by the coding sequence ATGATTTCGCTAAAGAATCACCACTTCGCTGTCGAGGCGTTTTTCGAACGCTCGCTGGTGCTTACTTTCGCAGTTCCTAAAGATGAATTAAGCGAAACCATTCCGCCCTGCTTAAAATTGGACGTATATGACGAGCAATGGGCGTTCATAGCCGTAGCCATGGTTCAGACAAAGAACTTAAAACCCAAAGGTTTTCCAAAAATATTTGCTAATGATTTCTTCCTGATCGGATACCGCATTTTTGTCAAATATCGCGATAATCGCGGAAGGACACTTCGTGGTCTTTATATCCTAAAGTCTGAAACCGACAGTAAGCGAATGGAATTCCTTGGCAACATCTTTACAAAGTACAGTTACACGACAACCGACATTCAATCTATCCATTCCGACCAACAAGAAACTATTTTTTCGGATAAGTCGAAGTTCTCCATCAGCATCGCCCATACCGACACGGAGATTCCGCTACCTACTGGTTCAGTATTTAAGTCCTGGAAGGAAGCGCGGCGGTATGCCGGTCCGCTACCATTCACTTTTAGCTTTGACGCGGCAAAGAAGGAGGTTCTAATTATCGAAGGCGTGAGAAAAGATTGGAATCCGAAACCTATTGCAGTAGTAAAGCATCAGCTCGATTTCCTCGAAAAGCTATCATTATCCCAATATCAACTAGCAAACGCATTTGCCATTTATAATATACCCTACTATTGGAAGAAAGGAAGAATAGAGAAATGGAAGTAA
- the katG gene encoding catalase/peroxidase HPI, which yields MENGSNDISKCPFHNGSMNKIKVAGDGTSNQEWWPNRLKIELLRQNSNVSNPMDADFNYAKEFESLDLAAVKKDLHDLMTDSQDWWPADFGHYGPLFIRMAWHSAGTYRVGDGRGGAGAGQQRFAPLNSWPDNVSLDKARRLLWPIKQKYGKKISWADLLILTGNVALESMGFKTFGYAGGREDVFEPELDVYWGSEKTWLGGDVRYSHGSEGVEEAHGVLSADDDADGKIHSRDLENPLAAVQMGLIYVNPEGPDGNPDPLAAAKDIRDTFGRMAMNDEETVALIAGGHSFGKTHGAGPADNVGKEPEAADMELQGLGWKSSFRSGVGADAITSGLEVTWTTTPTQWSNNFFENLFSYEWELTKSPAGAHQWVAKDAEDAIPHAFDPNKKQRPTMLTTDITLRVDPEFEKISRRFYENPDLFADAFARAWFKLTHRDMGPSSRYLGPEVPTEELIWQDPIPAVNHPLVNADDVAALKANILNSGLTIAEMVSTAWASASTFRGSDKRGGANGARIRLAPQKDWEVNNPAQLQKVLNTLEGIQTAFNNGQADGKKVSLADLIVLAGATGIVEAAKRAGVQITVPFTPGRMDASQEQTDIESVGYLEPIADGFRNYKKARYTVSTEELLIDKAQLLTLTAPELVVLLAGMRVLETNYDGSKHGVFTNRPGQLTNDFLVNLLDMNTAWEAVGPDKELYQGRDRKTGAVKWTGTRNDLLFGSNSELRAVAEVYASADANDKFVKDFVAAWHKVMNADRFDIKK from the coding sequence ATGGAAAACGGATCAAACGACATCAGCAAATGCCCATTTCATAATGGCAGTATGAACAAAATTAAGGTTGCAGGTGATGGCACTTCCAACCAGGAATGGTGGCCCAATAGACTAAAAATCGAACTCCTTCGCCAAAACTCAAATGTGTCTAATCCAATGGATGCTGACTTTAATTATGCGAAAGAATTTGAAAGTTTAGATTTAGCAGCAGTAAAAAAAGACCTTCATGATTTAATGACCGACTCTCAGGACTGGTGGCCTGCGGATTTCGGACATTACGGTCCCCTATTTATCCGTATGGCATGGCATAGCGCCGGAACTTATCGTGTTGGCGACGGTCGTGGGGGTGCAGGAGCCGGACAGCAACGTTTTGCACCTTTAAACAGCTGGCCAGATAACGTAAGCTTAGATAAGGCACGTCGTCTATTATGGCCTATCAAACAAAAATACGGCAAGAAAATCTCCTGGGCCGATTTATTGATCCTTACTGGTAACGTCGCATTAGAATCTATGGGCTTCAAAACCTTTGGTTATGCCGGCGGTCGTGAGGATGTTTTCGAACCGGAATTAGATGTATACTGGGGATCAGAGAAAACATGGTTAGGGGGCGACGTCCGCTATTCACATGGATCTGAAGGCGTCGAAGAAGCACACGGCGTACTTTCAGCAGACGATGATGCCGACGGAAAAATTCACTCCAGAGACTTAGAAAATCCGCTAGCAGCGGTGCAAATGGGTCTTATTTATGTAAACCCAGAAGGTCCGGATGGTAACCCGGATCCACTTGCTGCGGCAAAAGATATTCGTGATACCTTTGGCCGTATGGCGATGAATGATGAAGAAACCGTAGCATTGATCGCTGGTGGTCACTCCTTCGGTAAAACACACGGTGCGGGTCCTGCAGACAATGTAGGTAAAGAGCCAGAAGCAGCCGATATGGAACTGCAAGGTCTAGGTTGGAAAAGCAGCTTCCGCTCTGGCGTTGGTGCAGATGCCATTACAAGTGGATTAGAAGTAACATGGACAACAACTCCGACCCAATGGAGCAATAATTTCTTCGAGAATCTATTCAGCTATGAGTGGGAATTAACTAAAAGTCCTGCTGGTGCACACCAATGGGTAGCAAAAGATGCAGAAGACGCCATCCCTCATGCATTCGACCCGAACAAAAAGCAACGTCCAACGATGTTGACAACAGATATCACCCTTCGTGTAGATCCTGAATTCGAAAAGATCTCGAGACGCTTTTACGAAAACCCTGATCTATTTGCAGATGCATTTGCACGTGCATGGTTCAAATTAACGCACCGCGATATGGGACCATCGTCTAGATACTTAGGTCCTGAAGTACCTACAGAAGAGCTGATTTGGCAAGATCCAATCCCTGCAGTAAATCATCCACTGGTTAATGCAGATGATGTCGCAGCATTGAAAGCCAACATCTTGAATTCAGGATTAACGATTGCCGAGATGGTATCGACAGCATGGGCGTCAGCTTCTACCTTCCGCGGTTCTGACAAACGCGGTGGAGCTAATGGCGCACGTATTCGCTTAGCACCTCAGAAAGATTGGGAAGTAAACAATCCTGCTCAACTGCAGAAAGTATTGAATACCCTAGAAGGAATCCAAACTGCTTTCAACAATGGACAAGCCGATGGTAAGAAAGTGTCTTTAGCTGACTTGATCGTCCTTGCAGGTGCTACCGGTATTGTAGAAGCAGCTAAAAGAGCAGGCGTACAGATTACTGTTCCATTCACTCCGGGACGTATGGATGCCAGCCAAGAACAAACGGACATCGAATCCGTAGGTTATTTAGAGCCTATTGCTGATGGTTTCCGTAACTACAAGAAAGCTAGATATACGGTATCCACTGAGGAATTATTAATCGACAAAGCACAGTTGTTGACTCTAACAGCTCCTGAATTGGTTGTGTTATTGGCAGGTATGCGCGTATTAGAAACTAACTACGACGGTTCTAAGCATGGTGTATTCACCAATAGACCTGGTCAATTAACTAACGATTTCCTTGTGAATTTATTAGACATGAATACTGCATGGGAAGCCGTTGGTCCAGACAAAGAGCTATATCAAGGCAGAGACCGCAAAACTGGCGCTGTAAAATGGACAGGAACACGCAACGACCTATTGTTCGGATCGAATTCCGAATTAAGAGCAGTTGCAGAGGTTTATGCTTCAGCAGATGCTAACGATAAATTTGTTAAAGATTTCGTTGCAGCATGGCACAAAGTAATGAACGCTGACCGCTTTGATATCAAAAAGTAG
- a CDS encoding LacI family DNA-binding transcriptional regulator, with protein MYKPITIKDIAQALAISPSTVSRALSDSYEINEETKKRIIQYAEKHMYKRNPNASSLRRGRSYTIGVVVCEVANSFFSQVISGIESVAYSKGYHVILSQSHDSYEREVLNIQHLANSSVDGLLISMSAETMDFSHIVDLHTRGLPFVFFDRIINEFETHTVTANNKEGARQATQSLIDRGYKNIAHLANAPHLSITKERLEGFKQALQQNDLPFDKSLVRYCVSGGRNQQEIEEGVGYLSNHDREVDAIFVASDRLSMGCIQAYHQVKPLDPPPAIAGFSNSDTLNMLYRDFTCIRQPAFEMGRAAMEKLIHLIESRHPVYSFDKIVLETEMIIN; from the coding sequence ATGTATAAGCCAATTACGATCAAGGATATTGCTCAAGCATTAGCTATATCGCCATCTACGGTATCCCGAGCATTAAGCGATAGTTATGAGATTAATGAAGAAACCAAGAAGCGTATTATTCAATATGCCGAGAAGCATATGTATAAAAGGAATCCCAACGCATCAAGTTTGCGTCGAGGTCGGAGTTATACTATCGGCGTCGTAGTTTGCGAAGTCGCGAACAGCTTTTTCTCACAAGTAATAAGCGGAATTGAATCTGTTGCGTATAGTAAGGGCTATCATGTGATCTTGTCTCAAAGCCACGATTCGTACGAAAGAGAGGTGCTGAATATTCAACATCTAGCAAACAGTTCGGTTGATGGTCTGCTGATTTCAATGTCAGCAGAAACAATGGATTTCTCTCATATAGTCGATCTTCATACGCGAGGTTTACCATTTGTATTCTTCGATAGGATTATCAATGAATTCGAAACTCATACGGTAACTGCAAATAATAAAGAAGGAGCAAGACAGGCAACACAGTCATTAATTGACAGAGGGTACAAGAATATTGCTCACTTAGCCAACGCCCCACATCTATCTATCACTAAAGAACGATTAGAAGGTTTTAAGCAAGCACTACAGCAGAATGATCTACCCTTCGATAAATCGCTGGTTAGATACTGCGTTTCTGGAGGAAGGAATCAGCAAGAAATTGAAGAAGGAGTCGGTTATTTATCCAATCATGATAGAGAGGTGGATGCAATATTTGTTGCAAGTGACCGTCTCAGTATGGGTTGTATTCAAGCGTATCATCAGGTAAAACCTTTAGACCCTCCCCCTGCTATTGCCGGCTTTTCAAATTCTGACACCCTTAATATGTTATATAGAGATTTTACCTGCATTCGGCAACCAGCTTTTGAAATGGGGCGTGCGGCGATGGAAAAGCTTATCCACCTAATTGAAAGCCGACATCCCGTTTATTCTTTTGACAAAATCGTATTGGAAACAGAGATGATAATTAACTAA
- a CDS encoding barstar family protein, protein MKKEIIFDGFAIHNKKSLFEEINRAIMSDEDWEIGESLDAINDILYGGVGKIKGNEPIRLIWKNFEANKELFGKEFTIDFYKEKLKHPEVFDTESIQATLDELENGNGQTYMDILLEIIADHPNIELVKA, encoded by the coding sequence ATGAAGAAAGAGATCATTTTCGATGGTTTTGCCATACACAACAAGAAGTCATTGTTTGAAGAAATCAACCGTGCAATTATGAGCGATGAAGACTGGGAAATTGGCGAAAGCCTAGACGCCATCAATGATATTCTTTACGGCGGTGTTGGAAAAATCAAAGGGAATGAACCTATCCGATTGATATGGAAAAACTTTGAAGCCAACAAGGAACTATTCGGAAAAGAATTTACGATAGACTTTTATAAAGAAAAATTGAAGCACCCCGAAGTATTTGATACGGAAAGCATACAAGCAACGCTTGATGAACTAGAGAATGGAAACGGACAGACTTATATGGACATCCTCTTAGAAATTATTGCCGATCATCCGAACATCGAATTAGTCAAAGCCTAG
- a CDS encoding bleomycin resistance protein, producing MLTNIHPKIPMRDMRISKAFYIDQLGFNQVGGDYEGYLMIKKDQIELHLFEFKELIPEENYRMIYVRTDNIDALYQQYLQKNISIHPNAPLQQKPWGKEFSILDPDSNLITFGEQ from the coding sequence ATGCTGACCAATATACATCCCAAAATCCCAATGCGAGATATGCGTATCAGTAAAGCATTTTACATCGATCAACTCGGATTTAATCAGGTTGGTGGAGATTATGAAGGCTATCTGATGATTAAAAAAGATCAGATCGAGCTGCACCTTTTCGAGTTCAAGGAATTAATTCCAGAAGAGAACTACCGTATGATCTATGTCAGAACCGACAATATTGACGCATTATATCAACAGTATCTCCAAAAAAACATAAGTATCCACCCCAACGCGCCTTTGCAGCAAAAACCTTGGGGCAAGGAATTCTCCATCCTCGATCCAGATTCTAATTTGATAACTTTCGGAGAGCAATAA
- a CDS encoding class I SAM-dependent methyltransferase — translation MEVSRTAFQGIKNIIRFNWHFYVIAAVSILLLIAISQFLSGILVYFIYATIGFTMLGILASLAVSYYVYDYSDLYQLHWIEKENPKQILSVNAGFDETSDLIKNKKPNTTLSIIDFYNPNKHTEVSIKRARERYPSPKETISVETDKLPFSDKRFDLILCVLSAHEIRDQRERTRFFKELSRVLATEGKLMVTEHLRDTNNFLAFQIGFFHFYSKANWTTVFEEAGLKMKELHKNNPFISTFILTH, via the coding sequence ATGGAAGTAAGCAGAACGGCATTTCAAGGCATAAAGAATATCATTCGTTTCAACTGGCATTTCTATGTTATCGCCGCTGTCAGCATTCTGCTGTTGATCGCCATTAGCCAGTTTCTATCGGGTATTCTAGTATATTTCATCTATGCAACAATTGGATTTACCATGCTCGGTATTCTCGCGTCGCTTGCTGTCTCCTATTATGTATACGATTATTCAGATCTCTATCAGCTTCACTGGATTGAAAAGGAAAACCCAAAACAGATACTTAGTGTCAATGCGGGGTTCGATGAAACGTCTGATCTGATCAAGAACAAGAAACCAAATACCACCTTAAGCATTATCGACTTCTATAATCCAAACAAGCACACGGAAGTATCGATAAAACGAGCGAGAGAAAGATATCCATCTCCGAAAGAAACCATTTCGGTAGAAACGGATAAATTGCCCTTTTCAGATAAAAGATTCGATCTAATCTTATGCGTTTTATCCGCACACGAAATACGGGATCAACGAGAAAGGACGAGGTTTTTTAAAGAGCTATCGCGCGTATTAGCTACTGAAGGGAAATTAATGGTCACGGAACATCTCAGAGATACAAATAACTTCTTAGCATTTCAAATTGGATTTTTTCACTTCTATAGTAAAGCCAATTGGACAACAGTGTTCGAAGAAGCTGGATTAAAGATGAAAGAACTCCATAAGAATAATCCATTTATTTCAACATTTATTCTTACACATTAG
- a CDS encoding DUF1398 domain-containing protein translates to MFTIQQIDDAHAKVKTGADFPKYIQEIKELGVTAFDFLVSNGVEVYYGEEPFKANSPVKYDPLNINENLNVQQFAKELKEHQEGKTDFPYFVKMCAVNGIASWKVDLEEYTCTYFDLEGEEVLQEEIPGNGDGTNYYSEPGKEGFKDWQDRTS, encoded by the coding sequence ATGTTTACAATCCAACAAATTGATGACGCTCATGCGAAAGTAAAAACGGGTGCTGACTTCCCTAAGTACATCCAGGAAATCAAAGAATTAGGTGTAACCGCCTTTGATTTCCTGGTAAGCAATGGGGTAGAGGTTTACTATGGCGAAGAACCTTTTAAAGCAAATTCGCCCGTAAAATATGATCCCCTAAATATCAACGAAAACTTAAATGTTCAGCAATTTGCAAAGGAACTAAAAGAGCATCAAGAAGGAAAAACAGATTTTCCATACTTTGTGAAAATGTGCGCTGTCAATGGAATTGCTTCCTGGAAGGTGGATTTGGAAGAATATACTTGTACTTACTTTGATCTGGAAGGGGAAGAGGTGTTGCAGGAAGAGATCCCTGGGAACGGAGATGGTACTAACTACTATTCTGAACCAGGAAAGGAAGGATTTAAGGATTGGCAGGATCGGACTTCATAG
- a CDS encoding alpha/beta hydrolase — protein MAIKAEKDPKISKDIRAFLKELNSSGGKPMEEMTPEEARKVLEDAQKSVEVDVSGIIEKEMEISKDGLTVKSIVIKPSDKKDEKLPVFIFIHGGGWVLGDYPTHKRLVRDLVVHSGAAAVFVDYSRSPEAKYPTAINEIYAVTEWVAEHGDEIGVDGKNLAIAGNSVGGNMSAVTCLMAKDKGGPAIKFQLLLWPVTDADFNRASFKEYAEERFLTANMMKWMWDNYLPEEEKRKEYYATPFNAPLDKLKSLPPALVQLAENDILYDEGLDYARKLDEAGVPTLIQTFNGFIHDFGLLNPLDHIPAVKFATELAALGLKKALFGTK, from the coding sequence ATGGCAATTAAAGCAGAAAAAGACCCGAAAATCAGTAAGGATATCAGAGCATTTTTGAAAGAATTAAATAGTTCAGGTGGCAAGCCTATGGAAGAAATGACTCCTGAGGAAGCTCGAAAAGTACTTGAAGATGCACAGAAATCCGTTGAGGTAGATGTATCTGGTATTATAGAAAAAGAAATGGAGATCAGCAAAGACGGCTTAACCGTTAAATCTATTGTGATCAAACCAAGCGACAAGAAGGACGAAAAGCTACCAGTATTTATCTTTATCCATGGTGGTGGCTGGGTATTGGGCGACTATCCGACTCACAAGCGGTTAGTTCGCGATCTTGTGGTGCATTCTGGCGCTGCGGCTGTATTTGTTGACTATTCTAGATCGCCGGAAGCAAAATATCCAACAGCGATCAACGAGATATATGCTGTAACCGAATGGGTTGCTGAGCATGGCGATGAAATCGGCGTTGATGGCAAAAATCTCGCTATCGCGGGAAATAGTGTTGGTGGTAATATGAGTGCGGTAACCTGTTTAATGGCGAAAGATAAAGGCGGTCCTGCCATCAAGTTTCAACTGTTGTTATGGCCGGTTACTGATGCGGACTTCAATCGCGCTTCATTTAAAGAGTATGCGGAAGAGCGTTTCTTAACGGCCAATATGATGAAGTGGATGTGGGACAATTATCTCCCTGAGGAGGAAAAACGAAAGGAATACTACGCAACACCTTTCAATGCTCCACTCGACAAATTAAAAAGCCTACCTCCTGCTTTGGTTCAATTAGCAGAAAACGATATCCTTTATGATGAAGGACTGGACTATGCACGCAAGCTAGATGAAGCGGGCGTCCCAACATTAATACAAACCTTTAATGGTTTTATCCATGATTTTGGACTTCTTAATCCGCTAGACCATATCCCTGCAGTAAAATTCGCGACAGAATTAGCGGCGCTGGGCCTTAAAAAAGCCCTCTTTGGAACGAAATAG
- a CDS encoding carbon starvation CstA family protein: MIDLNGINALTLIFASLLIFAIAYRFYGIFLANKVLRLNAKITTPAVEFADGQDYVKTDKKVLFGHHFAAIAAAGPLVGPVLAAQFGYLPGALWILIGCVLGGGVHDMVVLFASVRHKGESLATIASKEISKPIGTIAGLAVLFILILTLAGLSLACISAMHEAPWSLFTIILTMPIAIIMGLIMRYREGSVTFASILGGVLLIVGIISGHNLMEMPAIANLFNWSIGTISIAIAVYGFFASVLPIWLLLVPRDYLSTYLKIGTILMLTVGIIFVAPTIQMPAFTSFIHGGGPVIGGPVLPFIFIVIACGAISGFHAIIATGTTPKMLGNEREILFVGYGAMLVEGFVALMALIAACTLMPGDYFAINTPVAAYDQFLAMHPELHAVDLQHFIDRIGIDLHGRTGGAVSLAVGMAHIFDKVPFMDNVMAYWYNFAIMFEAVFILTAIDAGTRVGRFFLQEMLGSVIPAFKDKNWWPGVILCSAIFTFSWGYLVYTGNVSSIWPLFGISNQLLAACGLIVCTTMLIRMNRKKYALCAAIPGIFMAIITFWAGYVQVKDIYLPNEQYLLASLAGIAMLLMGIVFIGTFIRWSQLFKVKELKVDMYGEEVKELVER; the protein is encoded by the coding sequence ATGATCGACTTAAATGGGATTAATGCGCTGACATTGATCTTTGCCTCGCTGCTTATTTTTGCTATTGCCTATCGATTCTATGGAATCTTTCTTGCCAATAAGGTGCTGCGATTAAACGCTAAAATTACGACACCCGCTGTCGAGTTTGCCGATGGACAAGACTATGTAAAAACAGATAAAAAGGTATTATTCGGACACCACTTCGCTGCCATCGCTGCCGCAGGACCGCTTGTAGGACCCGTTTTAGCCGCGCAGTTCGGTTATCTGCCAGGCGCCTTATGGATATTGATCGGCTGCGTATTGGGGGGTGGTGTGCACGATATGGTTGTTCTTTTCGCCTCCGTAAGGCATAAAGGGGAAAGCTTAGCGACCATTGCATCTAAGGAAATCTCTAAACCTATTGGTACAATTGCCGGACTTGCTGTATTGTTTATCTTGATATTAACCCTTGCGGGATTATCCCTTGCTTGTATTTCGGCAATGCACGAAGCGCCATGGTCCCTATTTACCATTATATTAACGATGCCAATTGCTATTATTATGGGGCTCATCATGCGTTATAGAGAAGGTTCAGTAACGTTTGCCAGTATCTTAGGCGGTGTACTTTTAATTGTCGGTATTATTTCAGGACATAACTTGATGGAGATGCCTGCCATCGCGAACCTGTTCAATTGGAGCATCGGCACCATATCTATTGCTATAGCTGTTTATGGTTTCTTCGCATCGGTATTGCCAATCTGGTTGCTTTTAGTGCCACGCGATTATCTATCTACTTACCTCAAAATCGGAACCATATTGATGTTGACCGTAGGGATTATCTTTGTTGCTCCAACCATTCAGATGCCTGCCTTTACGAGTTTTATTCATGGTGGTGGCCCAGTTATCGGGGGGCCGGTTTTACCGTTTATTTTCATTGTGATCGCGTGTGGTGCTATCTCCGGTTTTCACGCTATTATTGCTACCGGTACAACACCGAAGATGCTCGGCAATGAGCGTGAAATACTTTTTGTAGGCTATGGTGCGATGCTGGTAGAAGGCTTTGTCGCATTAATGGCTCTAATTGCTGCTTGTACATTAATGCCTGGAGATTATTTTGCAATCAATACACCTGTTGCTGCTTACGATCAATTCCTAGCCATGCATCCGGAATTACATGCAGTGGATTTACAACATTTTATCGACCGAATCGGTATTGATCTGCATGGAAGAACGGGAGGAGCCGTTTCTCTTGCTGTGGGTATGGCGCATATCTTCGACAAGGTTCCGTTTATGGACAACGTCATGGCCTACTGGTACAACTTTGCGATTATGTTTGAAGCGGTATTTATTCTAACAGCCATTGACGCCGGAACACGTGTCGGACGTTTCTTCCTTCAGGAAATGCTTGGCTCAGTAATTCCAGCATTTAAAGATAAGAACTGGTGGCCTGGTGTTATTCTATGTAGTGCTATCTTCACCTTCTCCTGGGGCTATCTGGTGTATACGGGCAACGTAAGCAGCATATGGCCATTATTCGGGATATCAAATCAATTGCTTGCTGCCTGCGGTCTGATCGTTTGTACAACGATGCTGATTCGTATGAACAGGAAGAAATACGCGCTCTGCGCCGCTATCCCCGGAATATTTATGGCAATCATCACTTTTTGGGCGGGCTATGTACAGGTGAAAGACATATATTTGCCAAATGAACAATACCTATTGGCGAGCCTTGCCGGAATAGCCATGCTGTTGATGGGAATTGTTTTCATCGGAACCTTTATCCGCTGGTCGCAACTGTTTAAAGTGAAAGAGCTGAAAGTTGATATGTATGGCGAAGAGGTAAAGGAACTGGTAGAAAGATAA
- a CDS encoding DoxX-like family protein has translation MKSLPIYSILQGLIALVWLINGLLCKILNLVPRHQQIVERILGEPHARLLTILIGIAEIMMVVWILSRWNARLCAITQIVVIGVMNIIELILAKDLLLWGRLNIVFAFAFMVLIYLKEFRLKPTKNNSSS, from the coding sequence TTGAAATCACTACCTATATATAGCATACTGCAGGGTTTAATCGCGCTAGTTTGGCTTATCAATGGACTTCTATGCAAAATATTGAACCTAGTGCCGAGACATCAGCAGATCGTCGAGCGCATTTTGGGAGAACCCCATGCCCGACTCTTAACCATTTTGATCGGCATAGCTGAAATTATGATGGTAGTGTGGATACTTAGCAGATGGAATGCACGATTATGCGCCATCACACAGATTGTAGTCATTGGCGTAATGAATATCATCGAATTAATACTTGCAAAAGATCTATTACTTTGGGGAAGACTGAACATCGTTTTCGCATTTGCCTTTATGGTATTAATCTACCTCAAGGAATTCAGACTAAAACCTACGAAGAACAACAGTAGCTCATGA